The sequence CGCCTTATGTTCTCGGCCTCATCAACCTGCGCGGCGCCGTCATTCCCGTCATCGACATGGCCGGCCGCCTCGGCATGAAGATGACCGAACCGTCCGAACGCTCCGCCATCATCGTCACCGATATCGGCGGCAAGCTGGTCGGCCTGCTGGTGGAACAGGTCTCCGACATGATGACCATCCGCTCCGAAGACCTGCAGCCCGCGCCGGATATCATTCCGGAAGAACAGCGCAGCTTCTGCCGCGGCATCGTGGCGCTGGAAAAGAGCATGGTCTGCTTCCTCAACCTCGACACCGTCATTGCGGACGAGCTGGCACGCGAAGCGGCCTGATCAGCTGAAGCCATGCAAGCTGTATGCAGAACCTTAGGGTTTGGCACCACCTGAGCGCCCCCACCCCGTCACCCCGGACTTGATCCGGGGTCCAGCGCGAGCAAGTCTTTGATCGCGAAAGAGCTCCTTCACGACGCGGACGCGTCGTGGCTGGATGCCGGATCAAGTCCGGCATGACGGATAATACATTGGAATTCCTTATCAAAATACCGGAAGAGCTTACGGCTTGCCCTTCTGCCACGTCACCTGCTGATTATAGAGCGGCACCGTGGAAATCGCCATCTTGGCCGAACCGTCGGTCAGTTCCCGCGCATGCACCAGATAGATCAGCGTGTCATTGGCCTTGTCATAGACGCGGCTGACGACGAGCTTCTTCCAGACCAGCGACATGCCCTGCCGGAATACCTCTTCCCCGCCCTTCGACAGATCGATGTCGCCGATCTCGACCGGCCCCGTCTGGCTGCAGGAAATGGCGTTGTTGGAAGGGTCTTCGAACCAGTTGCCGTTCTTCAGCCGGTCGATGACGCCACGCTCGAAATAGGTAACGTGGCAGGTGACACCCTTGATCTTGGGATCGGCGATCGCCTCGATGACGATATCATTGCCGATCCAGTCGACCCCAACTTCACCCACGACCTGCGAATGCGCCGCTGTCACCGGAAGCAATGCCAGAAAGCCCGCAAACAAACCCGACAGAGTTTTCATCGTCATCGCATCTTCTCCGTTACGCTGCTTCAAACATAGGTGGGCGACACCATTAAGCAACCCGGGAGACAGCGCGTTTTTTCATGCTGCAGGGCTGGTAGCCGCTGGAGGTGAGACGGCCGGCGACCATGCCGATCTTTTCCGGCAGATCGCGGATATGGGCGACACGCAGGGCCTTCGCCGCCGCAATCGATGCGGCAGCGCAGACAACCGCATCTTCGGCGGCATTATGGTGCACGAAGCGCAGCTGGAGATGATGGGCAATCACATTCAGCTTGTGCGATTCCAGATGTGGCCAGACATGCCGGGCAATCTTGACGCTGCACAGATAGGAAAGATCAGGATAGGATTGCCGGTATTTGTCGAAGGACGCCCGCATGACGCTGAAATCAAAGGCTGCATTATGGGCGATCATGGTGGCGCCATGGAAGTCATCAATGAACTCTTCCATCACCTCAGGAAATTCCGGCGCATCCTCGACATCAGCAGGCCGAATTCCGTGCACGGCAATGTTGAAGGGCGAGAACCGCATGTCCTTCGGCCGGATAAGACGTTCCTCGACACGAACGATATTACCGTCTTCTATCCACGCAAGCCCGACGGAGCAGGCGCTGCCCCGTTCCTCATTGGCGGTCTCGAAATCGATGGCGATGGTTTTCAAGAGTGATTCCCGTTGTTTCATTCCGGCATAGACCGGATTGGCATCAAAGAGAACCGGCCTCGGCTGAACGCGCCTGCGAAAGCATCCATTCGATGA comes from Rhizobium rhizogenes and encodes:
- a CDS encoding 3'-5' exonuclease, with translation MKTIAIDFETANEERGSACSVGLAWIEDGNIVRVEERLIRPKDMRFSPFNIAVHGIRPADVEDAPEFPEVMEEFIDDFHGATMIAHNAAFDFSVMRASFDKYRQSYPDLSYLCSVKIARHVWPHLESHKLNVIAHHLQLRFVHHNAAEDAVVCAAASIAAAKALRVAHIRDLPEKIGMVAGRLTSSGYQPCSMKKRAVSRVA
- a CDS encoding chemotaxis protein CheW, translating into MSNAIKQSGAYLEIVSFHLSDQEFCIDIMAIREIRGWAPVTPMPHTPPYVLGLINLRGAVIPVIDMAGRLGMKMTEPSERSAIIVTDIGGKLVGLLVEQVSDMMTIRSEDLQPAPDIIPEEQRSFCRGIVALEKSMVCFLNLDTVIADELAREAA
- a CDS encoding CreA family protein encodes the protein MTMKTLSGLFAGFLALLPVTAAHSQVVGEVGVDWIGNDIVIEAIADPKIKGVTCHVTYFERGVIDRLKNGNWFEDPSNNAISCSQTGPVEIGDIDLSKGGEEVFRQGMSLVWKKLVVSRVYDKANDTLIYLVHARELTDGSAKMAISTVPLYNQQVTWQKGKP